The Kordia sp. SMS9 genome window below encodes:
- a CDS encoding pyruvate dehydrogenase complex dihydrolipoamide acetyltransferase has protein sequence MAEIINMPRLSDTMEEGVVASWLKQVGDTVEEGDILAEIETDKATMEFESFHEGTLLYIGVQEGETAPVDTLLAIIGEEGEDVDALVKGGGTSETKEEPKGETTETKTEEAPKSTTEKVEMPAGAIVVTMPRLSDTMEEGTVASWLKQVGDTIEEGDILAEIETDKATMEFESFNEGTLLYIGVKEGETAPVDSILAIIGEKGTDVDTVLKAAASGDSATSSSEETVSKPSGNLAAESKAEAPKASGSESSGGRIIASPLAKKIAADKGIDLTQVKGSGDHGRIIKRDVENFTPAAVAAPVAKATPSVATPAAESVPAITPFVPAGEESSEEVKNSQMRKTIARRLGESKFSAPHYYLTVELDMDNAIASRKTINAIPDIKVSFNDMIVKACAMALRKHPQVNTTWNDNSTTYHKHIHVGVAVAVDEGLLVPVLKFADQMSLTTIGGKVRELAGKARNKKISPAEMDGSTFTISNLGMFGILEFTSIINQPNSAILSVGTIVQKPVVKNGEIVVGNTMKVTLACDHRTVDGATGAQFLQTVKQYVENPVTMLA, from the coding sequence ATGGCAGAAATTATAAACATGCCACGACTAAGTGACACCATGGAAGAAGGTGTTGTGGCATCATGGCTAAAACAAGTAGGTGATACAGTTGAAGAAGGTGACATTCTCGCAGAGATTGAAACTGATAAAGCAACGATGGAATTCGAATCTTTCCATGAAGGAACATTGCTTTACATTGGCGTGCAAGAAGGAGAAACCGCACCAGTTGATACGTTGTTAGCCATTATTGGTGAAGAAGGAGAAGATGTAGATGCCTTGGTAAAAGGTGGCGGAACTTCGGAAACGAAAGAAGAACCAAAAGGAGAAACTACAGAAACGAAAACAGAAGAAGCGCCTAAATCCACTACTGAAAAAGTGGAAATGCCAGCAGGCGCGATTGTCGTTACCATGCCACGATTGAGCGATACAATGGAGGAAGGAACTGTGGCGTCTTGGTTAAAACAAGTAGGCGATACCATAGAAGAAGGTGACATTCTTGCTGAAATTGAAACGGATAAGGCAACCATGGAATTTGAATCTTTCAATGAAGGAACATTACTTTACATTGGCGTAAAAGAAGGAGAAACGGCACCTGTAGATAGTATTTTAGCAATTATTGGAGAAAAAGGAACGGATGTAGATACGGTTTTGAAAGCAGCAGCTTCAGGTGATTCAGCTACTTCATCTTCAGAAGAAACGGTATCAAAACCTTCGGGAAACTTAGCCGCAGAAAGCAAAGCGGAAGCACCAAAAGCTTCTGGCAGCGAATCTTCGGGCGGTAGAATTATAGCTTCACCATTGGCAAAGAAAATTGCAGCCGACAAAGGAATTGATCTCACGCAAGTGAAAGGATCAGGTGATCATGGACGTATTATAAAACGTGATGTAGAAAACTTTACACCAGCAGCCGTAGCGGCACCAGTAGCAAAAGCGACACCTTCAGTTGCTACTCCAGCTGCGGAATCAGTTCCAGCAATCACACCATTTGTGCCAGCGGGAGAAGAAAGCAGCGAAGAAGTGAAAAACTCGCAAATGCGTAAAACCATTGCACGTCGTTTAGGAGAATCGAAATTCTCGGCGCCACATTATTACCTTACGGTAGAATTGGACATGGACAACGCGATTGCTTCTCGTAAAACCATCAATGCAATTCCAGATATCAAAGTATCTTTCAATGATATGATTGTCAAAGCTTGCGCGATGGCATTGCGAAAACATCCTCAAGTAAATACCACTTGGAACGACAATTCTACAACGTATCACAAACACATTCATGTTGGTGTAGCCGTAGCAGTTGACGAAGGATTGTTAGTACCAGTGTTGAAATTTGCAGACCAAATGAGTTTGACTACCATTGGAGGAAAAGTACGCGAATTGGCAGGGAAAGCAAGAAACAAAAAGATTTCTCCAGCAGAAATGGATGGAAGTACCTTCACCATTTCTAACTTAGGAATGTTTGGAATTTTAGAATTCACTTCAATTATCAATCAGCCAAATTCTGCTATTTTATCGGTTGGAACGATTGTCCAAAAACCAGTGGTGAAAAACGGAGAAATTGTCGTAGGAAATACTATGAAAGTAACATTAGCGTGCGATCACAGAACTGTTGATGGCGCCACAGGAGCACAATTTTTGCAAACTGTAAAACAGTATGTAGAAAATCCCGTGACTATGTTAGCTTAA
- the pdhA gene encoding pyruvate dehydrogenase (acetyl-transferring) E1 component subunit alpha, giving the protein MEKITKEVYLKWYEDMLFWRKFEDKLAAVYIQQKVRGFLHLYNGQEAVLAGSLHAMDLSKDKMITAYRNHVQPIGMGVDPKKVMAELYGKATGTSQGLGGSMHIFAPEQGFYGGHGIVGGQIPLGAGLAFADKYFKRDAVTLCYMGDGAVRQGSLHETFNMAMNWKLPVVFICENNGYAMGTSVERTANHTDIWKLGLGYEMPCGPVDGMNPVKVAEAIHEAVERARRGDGPTFLEMKTYRYRGHSMSDAQKYRTKDEVEEYKKIDPINQVKEILLEKKYATEDEIAEMDKRVKALVKECEKFAEESPYPEKSLMYDAVYEQEDYPFLPHKL; this is encoded by the coding sequence ATGGAAAAAATCACTAAAGAAGTATACCTCAAATGGTACGAGGATATGTTATTTTGGAGAAAATTTGAGGACAAACTTGCTGCTGTGTATATTCAGCAAAAAGTACGTGGATTTCTTCACTTATACAATGGTCAGGAAGCAGTATTAGCAGGATCATTGCATGCTATGGATCTGTCAAAAGATAAAATGATTACTGCCTACAGGAATCACGTACAGCCGATCGGAATGGGCGTGGATCCTAAAAAAGTAATGGCAGAATTGTATGGAAAAGCCACAGGAACTTCTCAAGGTCTTGGAGGTTCTATGCATATTTTTGCACCAGAACAAGGGTTTTATGGTGGACACGGAATTGTAGGTGGACAAATTCCTTTAGGAGCAGGATTGGCTTTTGCTGACAAATACTTTAAAAGAGATGCGGTAACTTTGTGTTATATGGGAGATGGTGCTGTGCGCCAAGGATCATTGCACGAAACGTTCAACATGGCAATGAATTGGAAACTTCCGGTGGTATTTATTTGTGAAAACAACGGATACGCCATGGGAACTTCTGTAGAAAGAACCGCAAACCATACGGATATATGGAAACTTGGTTTGGGCTATGAAATGCCTTGCGGGCCAGTAGACGGAATGAATCCTGTAAAAGTTGCAGAAGCGATTCACGAAGCTGTTGAAAGAGCAAGACGCGGTGATGGACCAACATTCTTAGAAATGAAAACCTATCGTTACAGAGGTCACTCGATGTCAGATGCACAAAAGTACAGAACAAAAGACGAAGTAGAAGAATACAAAAAAATTGATCCAATAAACCAAGTAAAAGAAATTTTATTGGAGAAAAAATATGCTACAGAAGACGAAATTGCAGAAATGGATAAGCGTGTAAAAGCATTGGTGAAAGAATGTGAAAAATTCGCAGAAGAATCGCCATATCCAGAAAAAAGTCTCATGTACGATGCAGTATACGAACAAGAAGATTATCCATTTTTACCTCATAAATTATAA
- the cdd gene encoding cytidine deaminase, with product MQEIKITTTLTCYDYIEELPPNIQKLMEHAVAARKKAYAPYSKFRVGAALQLENGVVVTGSNQENAAYPSGLCAERVAIFHAGAEYPNVKIRQIAITATSDNHINKTPIPPCGSCRQSIAEYEMRQDEAIEIYFMGGEGKIMKSNSLKDLLPLVFDKSYL from the coding sequence ATGCAGGAAATAAAAATTACGACAACACTTACGTGTTATGATTATATAGAGGAACTTCCTCCAAATATTCAAAAACTAATGGAACATGCGGTAGCCGCACGTAAAAAGGCGTATGCGCCGTATTCCAAATTTAGAGTAGGCGCAGCATTACAACTCGAAAATGGCGTAGTTGTAACAGGAAGCAATCAAGAAAATGCAGCGTATCCATCTGGCTTATGTGCAGAGCGCGTAGCTATTTTTCACGCTGGTGCGGAATATCCAAACGTCAAAATTCGGCAAATTGCAATTACAGCTACTTCCGACAATCATATCAACAAAACGCCAATTCCACCTTGCGGATCGTGCAGACAGTCCATTGCGGAATACGAAATGCGTCAAGACGAAGCGATTGAAATATACTTTATGGGCGGCGAAGGAAAAATTATGAAATCCAATTCCTTAAAAGATTTATTGCCGTTAGTTTTTGATAAAAGTTATTTGTAA
- the porV gene encoding type IX secretion system outer membrane channel protein PorV: MKKLFLSILCMIPFGMLAQTTIVNPNDTRVITTGVPFLLITADARAGGMGELGVATSPDTYSQQWNPAKYAFVKEQIGVGVSYTPYLSDLVNDIFLGNLTFYNRISERSAWSASIKYFSLGEIEIITQQQADIGNFTPLIESPNELSIDASYALRLSDQFALSVTGRFLRSDLKLQSQPDVEANAASTFAVDIAGYYQSEEVAYDNFNGRWRGGFNISNLGPKLKYDELGQENFLPTQLKLGGGFDFIFDEYNKLAVSVEVNKLLVPTPPQLGFVDVNDNGDQDTDDLSTPDVNENEPTIIVAGQDDDVSFVSGIFQSFGDAPGGFSEEMKEFTWALGAEYWYQDSFALRAGYFNEAEEKGARKFFTLGAGFKYSAVTIDVSYLFSASQVRNPLENTLRFSLTFNLGDTYDEL, encoded by the coding sequence ATGAAGAAGCTATTTTTATCTATATTATGTATGATTCCTTTCGGAATGTTGGCACAAACCACGATTGTCAATCCAAACGATACAAGAGTAATCACTACAGGTGTACCTTTCCTACTCATTACAGCTGATGCGAGAGCAGGAGGAATGGGAGAACTCGGAGTTGCCACTTCTCCTGATACCTATTCACAACAGTGGAATCCTGCAAAATATGCTTTTGTAAAAGAGCAAATTGGAGTTGGAGTTAGTTACACACCATATTTAAGTGATTTGGTAAATGATATCTTTTTAGGTAACTTAACGTTCTACAATAGAATTAGCGAAAGAAGTGCCTGGTCAGCAAGTATCAAGTATTTCAGCTTGGGTGAAATAGAAATCATTACACAACAACAAGCAGATATAGGAAACTTCACACCGCTCATAGAAAGTCCAAACGAATTGTCAATTGATGCATCGTACGCGCTGCGTTTAAGTGATCAATTTGCATTGTCGGTAACAGGTCGTTTCTTGCGTTCAGATTTAAAATTGCAATCACAACCAGATGTTGAAGCAAATGCGGCAAGTACGTTTGCTGTTGATATTGCAGGATACTATCAGTCAGAAGAAGTTGCGTATGACAACTTCAATGGACGTTGGAGAGGTGGATTTAACATCTCAAACTTAGGGCCAAAACTAAAATATGACGAATTGGGTCAAGAAAACTTTTTACCAACACAATTGAAATTGGGTGGTGGATTTGATTTTATCTTTGATGAATACAACAAATTAGCGGTAAGTGTTGAAGTAAACAAACTATTAGTACCAACACCGCCACAACTCGGTTTCGTAGATGTAAACGATAACGGAGATCAAGATACAGACGACCTATCAACGCCTGACGTAAACGAAAACGAGCCAACAATCATTGTAGCTGGACAAGATGACGATGTTAGTTTTGTGTCTGGAATCTTTCAATCATTTGGTGATGCACCAGGAGGTTTTAGTGAAGAAATGAAAGAATTTACCTGGGCATTGGGAGCAGAATACTGGTATCAAGATTCATTCGCACTTCGTGCCGGATACTTCAATGAAGCAGAAGAAAAAGGAGCTAGAAAATTCTTTACATTAGGTGCAGGATTCAAATACAGCGCTGTAACAATTGATGTTTCGTATCTATTCTCGGCATCACAAGTTAGAAATCCATTAGAAAACACATTGCGTTTCTCACTAACATTCAACTTAGGAGACACGTACGACGAATTATAA
- the porU gene encoding type IX secretion system sortase PorU gives MKKTLTFLIGLLFLSANAQNKHFDLTWSDTAKEFSKENSSVKLPTFNEEYFVSNDDRTISFIAQWDDDRFVNKNSIQITNVAYGTISDQNLGGIDKRKLPTSIQVQIGNSVARGKNAHILTVSPLIRENGIVKKVLSFDVNYNLLAGRPSSFAKSSAVTSSVLSSGNFYRFSVDKSGIYRIDTNLLNQIGINAGNIDPRKIKIYGNGGRMIPHLNSANEYYDVTENAITVFGEEDGVFNGNDYILFYAEGPDVFNEDSQTHINAYTDKTYYYITADGSADGKRIPEAVQPTAAPDVTITEYDDYQYHEVDNINIVKLGRRWFGEVFNIESEQTFSFSLTNLVTTEPVRIGIKPAAISNGITSMSTFINGQAAQNINGQPAFNFTFPQINDTRIATQHNVSGVPPNRNGLIVDDVNLNSTDLNITLNYENNGIAGSIAYLDYISVESKRALTGVDDQFFFKYNDARNIIGTGEFVISNATRIYEVWDITDIWNVTKVTNTGAASSFSFKAPMGEIRKYIAGDTSRFLIPTIEPNNQVLNQDLKGSVFADGDVEYIIISPENMVSQAERIAEFHRGNSGMIVKVVTLKSIYNEFNTGNPDIGAIRNFIKYVYDNASIPENRLKYVCMFGDASYDYKDRIQGNTNIVPVYQAYDSFNLTSGFMTDDFFGMMDENEGTMTVTDRLDVAMGRMLVLDPNQAKAIVDKTLVYYSKAAFGRWRNTVTIVSDDAENDSDKDLQVDLDALGEDIATEKPFINISKIHADAYVQQSSAAGERYPEVNEAIKDNIALGSLVVNYFGHGGEDGLSGERIFEKGDSQDLTNDCRLPLFITITCEYTRFDNPLRETAGEFMFWNENGGAVSLLTTTRQIFQNVGVSINELLARYLFSYGSNEYEPVSEALRQTKNLVTTSNKRTVFYIGDPAMKLAIPRPRVNLTAINDVPITQATDTLKALSKVKIAGNVTDDAGNLITSYNGTVFSTIYDKKIQRQTLANDFPFIFDFETLGEIIFRGKSEVVEGNFEFEFVVPRDITIPVGNGRISFYAEKEGTLEDNTGFSENIKVGELNEDAPIDNDAPVVNLFLNDESFVSGGITNESPFLLAKLSDANGINTASGIGHDIIAILDGDEVNPIILNDYYETELNDYTRGVVKFPLRDIEEGTHTLSLRAWDVYNNSTTTEIQFTVFNESNSLTITNVLNYPNPFVSYTEFWFNHNSSSELDVMIQVFTISGKVVRTLVGKANSGASSKDFSSLSRDIVWDGKDDFGDKLAKGVYVYKITVKSPLTNQQVEKFEKLVIL, from the coding sequence ATGAAAAAAACACTAACTTTTCTAATAGGTCTCCTTTTTCTAAGTGCCAACGCGCAAAATAAGCACTTTGATCTTACGTGGAGCGACACGGCAAAAGAATTTTCAAAAGAAAATTCCTCTGTGAAATTACCAACATTTAATGAAGAATATTTTGTGAGCAATGACGACAGAACCATCAGTTTTATAGCGCAATGGGACGATGATCGTTTTGTAAATAAAAATTCAATACAAATTACAAATGTAGCGTATGGTACAATTTCAGATCAGAATTTAGGCGGAATTGACAAGCGAAAATTACCAACTTCTATTCAAGTGCAAATCGGTAATTCGGTTGCAAGAGGTAAAAATGCACATATATTAACGGTGTCTCCATTAATTAGAGAAAACGGAATTGTTAAAAAAGTATTGAGTTTTGATGTAAATTATAATCTTTTGGCAGGAAGACCTTCTTCTTTTGCTAAAAGTAGTGCTGTTACTAGTTCTGTATTATCAAGTGGAAATTTCTATAGATTTTCAGTAGATAAATCAGGTATTTATAGAATAGACACAAATCTTTTAAATCAAATAGGAATCAACGCAGGAAACATTGATCCGAGAAAAATTAAAATCTATGGAAATGGCGGAAGAATGATTCCACATCTAAATTCAGCCAATGAATACTACGATGTCACTGAAAATGCAATTACCGTTTTTGGGGAAGAAGATGGTGTATTTAATGGAAATGATTACATATTATTTTATGCAGAAGGTCCTGATGTTTTCAATGAAGATAGTCAAACACACATCAATGCGTATACAGATAAAACCTATTATTACATCACAGCCGATGGTTCCGCTGATGGAAAACGAATTCCAGAAGCTGTGCAACCAACAGCTGCGCCTGATGTGACTATTACAGAATATGATGATTATCAATATCATGAAGTAGACAATATCAATATTGTAAAACTTGGGCGAAGATGGTTTGGCGAAGTCTTTAATATTGAATCTGAACAAACATTCAGCTTTTCATTGACAAATTTAGTAACGACCGAACCTGTTCGTATCGGAATAAAACCTGCAGCAATCTCTAACGGAATTACCAGTATGAGTACGTTTATCAATGGTCAAGCTGCACAAAATATCAACGGTCAGCCAGCGTTCAATTTCACGTTTCCTCAAATTAACGATACGCGAATTGCCACACAACACAATGTATCTGGCGTTCCACCTAACAGAAATGGACTCATTGTAGATGATGTGAATCTAAACTCAACTGACTTAAACATTACGCTCAACTACGAAAACAACGGAATCGCAGGTTCTATTGCATATTTAGATTATATTTCAGTAGAATCTAAACGAGCACTTACAGGAGTTGACGATCAATTCTTTTTCAAATACAATGATGCGCGAAATATCATTGGAACGGGAGAATTTGTCATTTCAAACGCTACCAGAATATATGAAGTTTGGGACATTACAGATATTTGGAATGTAACCAAAGTAACCAATACAGGAGCAGCAAGTTCATTTTCGTTCAAAGCACCGATGGGCGAAATTAGAAAATACATTGCGGGCGATACATCACGATTCTTAATTCCAACCATAGAACCTAACAATCAAGTGCTAAATCAAGACTTGAAAGGAAGTGTATTTGCAGATGGCGATGTAGAATATATCATCATTTCTCCTGAAAATATGGTGTCTCAAGCAGAACGAATTGCAGAATTCCACAGAGGAAACTCTGGAATGATTGTAAAAGTGGTGACGCTCAAAAGTATTTACAACGAATTCAACACAGGAAATCCCGATATTGGTGCCATTCGTAACTTTATAAAATATGTGTACGACAATGCAAGTATACCTGAAAATCGTCTCAAATATGTATGTATGTTTGGCGATGCTTCGTATGACTACAAAGATAGAATTCAAGGAAATACCAACATTGTTCCCGTGTATCAAGCGTATGATAGTTTCAACCTCACGAGTGGGTTTATGACAGATGATTTTTTTGGAATGATGGACGAAAACGAAGGAACAATGACGGTGACAGATCGTCTAGATGTCGCCATGGGAAGAATGTTAGTCCTAGATCCAAATCAAGCCAAAGCTATTGTTGATAAAACATTAGTATACTACAGTAAAGCCGCATTTGGAAGATGGCGAAATACAGTAACTATTGTGTCCGATGATGCGGAAAATGACTCTGATAAAGACCTACAAGTAGATTTAGATGCACTTGGGGAAGATATTGCCACTGAAAAGCCATTCATCAACATTTCAAAAATTCACGCGGATGCGTATGTGCAACAATCTTCAGCCGCGGGAGAAAGATATCCAGAAGTAAACGAAGCTATCAAAGATAACATTGCACTAGGTTCTTTAGTCGTAAATTACTTTGGGCATGGTGGAGAAGATGGTTTGTCAGGAGAACGAATATTCGAAAAAGGAGATTCACAAGACTTAACAAACGATTGTCGTCTTCCTTTATTTATCACAATTACTTGTGAATATACACGTTTTGACAATCCGCTTCGTGAAACCGCAGGAGAATTTATGTTTTGGAACGAAAATGGAGGCGCAGTTTCGCTATTGACAACCACGCGACAAATATTTCAAAACGTAGGTGTAAGTATCAATGAACTCTTGGCGAGATATCTATTCTCGTATGGTTCTAATGAATATGAACCTGTGTCAGAAGCGTTGCGTCAAACTAAAAATTTAGTCACCACAAGTAACAAAAGAACGGTTTTCTACATTGGCGATCCAGCAATGAAACTAGCTATTCCACGTCCTAGAGTCAACTTAACAGCCATTAATGATGTGCCAATCACACAAGCTACAGATACACTCAAAGCATTAAGCAAAGTAAAAATTGCAGGAAACGTAACAGATGACGCTGGAAACTTGATCACTTCCTATAACGGAACCGTGTTTTCTACGATTTATGACAAAAAAATACAACGTCAAACACTTGCCAATGACTTTCCATTCATCTTTGATTTTGAAACCTTAGGAGAAATTATCTTTAGAGGGAAATCAGAAGTAGTAGAAGGAAACTTCGAATTTGAATTTGTAGTACCACGTGACATTACCATTCCTGTTGGAAACGGTCGTATCAGTTTTTATGCCGAAAAAGAAGGAACCTTAGAAGACAATACAGGTTTCAGTGAAAATATCAAAGTAGGCGAACTCAACGAAGATGCACCTATAGATAATGATGCGCCTGTGGTTAATTTATTTTTAAATGACGAAAGTTTTGTTTCTGGTGGAATTACCAACGAATCACCATTCTTGCTGGCAAAATTATCAGATGCAAACGGAATCAATACAGCAAGTGGAATTGGGCATGATATCATTGCTATTTTAGATGGAGATGAAGTCAATCCAATCATTCTAAACGACTATTACGAAACCGAACTAAACGACTACACACGCGGAGTTGTAAAATTTCCATTGCGCGATATAGAAGAAGGAACACATACACTATCACTCAGAGCTTGGGATGTATACAACAACTCCACAACCACTGAAATTCAATTTACAGTATTCAATGAAAGCAACTCATTGACGATTACCAATGTGTTAAATTATCCAAATCCTTTTGTAAGTTATACTGAATTCTGGTTCAACCACAACAGTTCAAGTGAATTGGATGTTATGATACAAGTTTTTACCATATCAGGAAAAGTGGTACGTACTTTGGTAGGAAAAGCAAACTCGGGTGCGTCAAGCAAAGACTTTAGTTCCTTGTCAAGAGATATTGTCTGGGATGGAAAGGACGATTTTGGTGATAAACTTGCAAAAGGTGTCTACGTATACAAGATTACTGTAAAATCTCCGTTAACTAATCAGCAAGTCGAAAAATTTGAAAAACTTGTAATCCTATAA
- the gldJ gene encoding gliding motility lipoprotein GldJ — MKKRTLRIMLLVAVVSLGFFSCKRSSSNSTSKATGWRIDGKDGGFTANTKYKDQETAPGLVFVEGGTFTMGKTQDDPMHDWNNTPNQQHVQSFYMDETEVTNLMYTEYLYWTKTVFPPEEENYRNIYTGALPDTLVWRNRLGFNETMTTNYLRHPGYAEYPVVGVNWIQAVQFCKWRTDRVNEAVLEREGYIAKGVKTDSIDATSTFSTEAYLTKPSETYGGRIDEYQGRIAEKSNKSSKKKNDDDDDADADDAESKNVYAKRTTGVILPEYRLPTEAEWEYAAKGLDGLREYNNIRGRKKYPWKGEFTRSGNRKRRGDQLANFKQSKGDYGGIAGWSDDGADITARVKSYPPNDFGLYDMAGNVAEWVADVYRPIVDDEASDFNYYRGNVYTKNKINEKGETVIVTEGEIKYDTLANGRIVARNLPGQLAEVAIDEKETYLRTNFDKSDNRNYRDGDVSSSRFYDLFSEEDEENGEMDAKRMYNAPKHLVDSDSTGMVRQYDKSNSRTTLIDDNVRVYKGGSWKDRAYWIDPAQRRAFPEYMATSYIGFRCAMSRVGSKSQDRKSPRK, encoded by the coding sequence ATGAAAAAGCGAACTTTAAGAATTATGCTACTTGTCGCAGTAGTTTCACTAGGATTTTTTAGCTGTAAAAGATCATCATCAAACAGTACATCAAAAGCCACAGGATGGCGCATTGATGGTAAAGATGGAGGATTTACAGCCAATACTAAATATAAAGATCAGGAAACGGCTCCTGGACTCGTATTTGTAGAAGGAGGAACTTTTACAATGGGAAAAACACAAGATGATCCTATGCACGATTGGAACAATACTCCAAATCAGCAACACGTACAATCTTTCTACATGGATGAAACAGAAGTCACCAATTTAATGTATACAGAGTACTTATATTGGACAAAAACTGTTTTCCCGCCAGAAGAGGAAAATTACAGAAACATTTATACAGGTGCTTTGCCTGACACATTGGTTTGGAGAAATCGTTTAGGATTCAACGAAACGATGACTACAAATTACCTAAGACATCCTGGATATGCAGAATATCCTGTGGTTGGTGTCAATTGGATTCAAGCAGTACAATTCTGTAAGTGGAGAACAGACAGAGTAAACGAAGCTGTTTTGGAGCGCGAAGGCTACATTGCCAAAGGTGTAAAAACTGATAGTATTGATGCTACTAGCACATTCAGTACAGAAGCATACTTAACAAAACCATCCGAAACATATGGTGGAAGAATTGATGAGTATCAAGGAAGAATTGCTGAAAAGTCAAATAAAAGCAGTAAAAAGAAAAACGATGACGATGACGATGCTGATGCAGATGATGCTGAATCAAAGAACGTATATGCAAAACGTACTACAGGTGTTATTCTACCTGAATACCGTTTGCCAACCGAAGCTGAGTGGGAATATGCCGCAAAAGGGTTAGATGGTTTGCGTGAATACAACAATATTCGTGGTCGAAAAAAATATCCTTGGAAAGGAGAATTTACAAGAAGCGGAAACAGAAAAAGACGTGGAGATCAGTTAGCAAACTTTAAGCAATCCAAAGGTGATTACGGTGGAATTGCAGGTTGGTCAGATGACGGTGCAGATATTACAGCTAGAGTAAAATCATATCCTCCAAATGATTTTGGATTGTATGATATGGCTGGAAATGTTGCAGAATGGGTTGCTGATGTATACCGCCCAATTGTAGATGATGAAGCAAGTGACTTTAACTACTACCGTGGTAATGTATACACGAAAAATAAAATCAACGAAAAAGGAGAAACTGTAATTGTTACAGAAGGAGAGATTAAGTATGATACGCTAGCAAACGGTAGAATTGTTGCAAGAAACCTTCCTGGTCAGTTAGCTGAAGTAGCTATTGACGAAAAAGAAACATACTTGAGAACTAACTTTGACAAGTCTGACAACAGAAATTACCGTGATGGTGATGTGTCTTCTTCTAGATTTTACGATTTATTCAGCGAAGAAGATGAGGAAAATGGAGAAATGGACGCGAAGCGCATGTACAACGCTCCTAAGCACTTAGTTGATTCAGACTCTACAGGAATGGTAAGACAATATGACAAGTCTAACTCAAGAACAACTTTAATTGACGACAATGTAAGAGTTTACAAAGGTGGTTCTTGGAAAGACAGAGCGTATTGGATTGATCCAGCACAAAGAAGAGCTTTCCCTGAGTATATGGCAACTTCGTACATCGGATTTAGATGTGCGATGTCAAGAGTTGGTTCAAAATCACAAGACAGAAAGAGTCCAAGAAAATAA